The following coding sequences lie in one Primulina huaijiensis isolate GDHJ02 chromosome 2, ASM1229523v2, whole genome shotgun sequence genomic window:
- the LOC140964812 gene encoding uncharacterized protein has product MKILYLTCSSSGCERNWSVFEHIHSKKRNRLSQQRLNDLVYIKYNRALRRRYAMRDKIDPISLSEIDDSNEWLLGKLDDSDNENDDNDLVFEDDDLRWSDVAQAVGVGESAYDFRSRNASTSKGASSSTSAKRKQYSARTSLVDEEEINIDVETEEEEDTDGYKSSDGADDVDLEDVDDDYNDI; this is encoded by the exons ATGAAGATTTTGTACCTCACATGCTCTTCTTCAGGTTGTGAACGTAATTGGAGTGTATTTGAACAT ATACattctaaaaaaagaaataggTTGTCTCAACAACGATTGAATGATTTGGTATATATCAAATACAACAGAGCGTTGAGACGAAGATATGCCATGCGAGATAAGATTGATCCTATTTCTTTGTCAGAAATAGATGATAGTAACGAATGGTTGTTGGGAAAGTTGGATGATAGTGATAACGAGAATGATGATAACGATTTGGTCTTTGAAGATGATGATTTGCGTTGGAGTGATGTAGCACAAGCGGTTGGGGTTGGTGAAAGTGCATATGACTTTCGATCTCGAAATGCATCTACTTCAAAAGGAGCGTCATCATCCACTTCAGCAAAAAGAAAGCAATATTCAGCTCGAACTAGTCTTGTGGATGAAGAAGAGATCAACATTGATGTTGAgactgaagaagaagaagataccGATGGATACAAATCAAGTGATGGGGCTGATGACGTAGATTTGGAAGATGTAGATGACGATTATAATGACATTTGA